Sequence from the Panulirus ornatus isolate Po-2019 chromosome 5, ASM3632096v1, whole genome shotgun sequence genome:
ATAGATGTAAATTTGAATTTCTACAAAAAAAGTTAGGAGAAAAGCAAAAAGACATTAGTGATATGGTATAAAGAGGAAGAGGTGATGTAGAGGCACCTGGATTGTTAATATAGTAGAAAGTTGGTTGGCTTGGGATAATGTTTTAGATGGGACTGAATCACCAAAAAATTGTGATGAATGGAAAGCAAAGTGTAAAGAATAGTCTttggaagaaaaaataaagcaaaTAAGGATCTTGGGAAAACAAATTGAAATTTGAGAGAATAACAGCTATATAGGAAGGCAGAAAACAGATGCAGGAGGAGGTCTATACAAGACAGATGGGAGATTCCTTGTCAGAGAAGTTGAAGtttgtgagatagagagagagaacacatacTGTATAATAACTAATAAATGGGACCCATATGTAAGATGTGGATCCAGGTTCAATGGAATTGGAAGTTGAGAGACTGGAGAATAGGTAAGGTGCAGAAGAATACATTACAAATGAGATGGTGAAAAGAGCAGTAATGCAACACAAAAATAGAGAATGCATGGGATGTGGCATGGTGAAGAATGGTCGCAAAAGCAGTTAAATGGATATACAGTACAAGGGGTACATGGCAGGACCAAGTGTTCATGTGCTACATAATTGGAGGAAGGCAACAATTTACTCTATGTGTATACGTGAATGAGGTTAAAGTTATTGTAAGAATTCATTGTGCGACAGTTAGGAAGTGTATTGACCATACTTTCACACCGAGGTATatggtgaaaagaaaaagttctaACCCTTTTGTACCATGGGTAACAGCTGAGAGCATTGGAGATGTGATAGGAAGTACTGACATGCCTTAGTGGTGCGGAATATATATGGGAGTGCATTAGGTCTACCCGTTATGATAGTAATTACATTTTCGTCAATGAGGCACAATATGAAATGTGTGTGGAGTACAGCTAAACATGATGAAAGAGTTATTGCTATCTTAGCTGAATCATAAAAGTTTAATATAgaagaaagatgatatatgtgagaGCAGTTGACATTTTTATTAGGCATTCAGAGTGTAAGgtttaaatatatatagtaaagtaTTTGGGAGTGATATTCATTAAGTATGGCAATTTGATACTGAAGGTTGAGAGTTACATTTATGCAAGAATGCAGAGTTTGTCCAAAAATTCTTAACCTTTGCCATTTAATATCCATCCATGTCATAGATGGTACATTTAAGGGCACCAGTTATGAGACTAGTGAATTAGGTAAAATGTGCATCTTGGGCTAGTTTTTCTTAGTTTATTCTCTTTGTATGAAATGCTAATAAAATTACTTAATCTGATTATATTTTAAAGATTAAGCTTGTTCTCATACAGTTTTCAGTTTTGTTGGCCTAACTGTTAATCAGGTTTTACTGAATAAAGCATTTTGttgttttaaggcagtaattaTATAAGTAAAATCCTACAACACATTGTGATCAGTGTAAATTATTTAAATACAAAACACTAACAAGATAAATTCTGAAGAGAAAAACAAGCCAAAACCATGTGTTTCACCCTCTAAAACTGTTAGTGTGAAGAAGAAACAATCACCTCAACTCGCCCCGACAGCTAAAGAAATAAAGTCAAAAGAATAAGAATTGACTTGGCAAGGGAATAAAACAGGAAGATATAATTATGGAGGAAAGTAGAAGTACATAAAGTTAAAAAAGGTCGTTAgtgcaaagggaaaaaaaagtgaaatttgATACCCGCAAACATATCTGTCAAGAAGCTTGTTGAGTAAATGTGGTTCAAGAACAGAACCACCAGTTGAAGGAATAAGCTTCAACCACACTTTAGCTGTGCTTTAGTGTATAATAAATGATCTAATAAGAGCAGATACCAAAAATTATGTCAACTATTTATTTCTTATAAAAACCACAATACGTATGTTACACTTTACATTAGTAGTATGACTGGCCCTAAAATTAGAGTTCTAAAGAATTAACCCGAGAAAACTGCCAGTATAAAATATACATCATCTGTTCCCATTATCAGTCTAACTTTGTAACAAAGTTACATGCTAAGATAAGAAGTGATTATTCGTTCATTCTGTTCTCTCATACTCGGAAAAGATTTGTTGATACATTAACTAAATTCACCCATGTTTTATAAAACGTTTATCAAATGATTGTGacacataaatgttacatacttCCACATATCCAGTTTACCATACAAGGCAGGTATTACACTTTTCCCACCACATGGTTCACTGTATACTGGTGCTCAGTCATCTCTGCCAAATTCTCTTACAAGTGACTCCAACATTCTACAGTAGACTGGTAACAGGCACGGTTTGATGCACATTATAAATTGTACACTGTAACACtacaaaaaatcttttaacaaaTGACACGTACCTAAAAATTATACCAGATAGAATTCTGCAAGGAAATACCAACAGTGTAGTTAAATTCATAATTTTTGTAATAATTTGTTAACCATATAATTACTGAACTTTGCTATTATTTGGGCCAACCCCATCTGGTAGACCCAATCTAACAGGTCATTCAGGAGTTTGAGGTGCTGCATCTCCTACTTTTGGTGGGCTGGTCAGGACTTCATCAATCAGACCCATCTCTTTAGCCTCGCTTGCTTCCATGAATTTGTCACGCTCCATCATTGGGGCTGCAACACATATTgtgagtttaaaagaaaatattcgtaTCACATCCGTTAAAATATGATTTATTTGtgagtagtaatatatatattcctggtaaattatatggggggatattgattgagagggtgaaggcatgtacagagcatcagattggggaagagcagtgtggtttcagaagtggttaaggatgtgtggatcaggtgtttgctttgaagaatgtatgtgagatatacttagaaaaacaaatggatttgtatgtagcatttatggatctggagaaggcatatgatagagttgatagagatgctctgtggaaggtattaagaatatatggtgtgggaggcaagttgttagaagcagtgaaaagtttttatcgaggatgtaaggcatgtgtacgtgtaggaagagaggaaagtgattagttctcagtgaatgtaggtttgcggcaggggtgtgtgatgtctccatggttgtttaatttgtttatggatggggttgttacggaggtgaatgcaagagttttggaaagaggggcaagtatgaagtctgttggggatgagagagcttgggaagtgagtcagttgttgttcgctgatgatacagtgctggtggctgattcatgtgagaaactgcagaagctggtgactgagtttggtaaagtgtgtgaaagaagaaagttaagagtaaatgtgaataagagcaaggttattaggtacagtagggttgagggtcaagtcaattgggaggtgagtttgaatggagaaaaactggaggaagtgaagtgttttagatatctgggagtggatctggcagcggatggaaccgtggaagcggaagtggatcatagggtgggggaggggggcgaaaattctgggagccttgaagaatgtgtggaagtcgagaacattatctcggaaagcaaaaatgggtatgtttgaaggaatagtggttccaacaatgttgtatggttgcgaggcgtgggctatggatagagttgtgcacaggaggatggatgtgctggaaatgagatgtttgaggacaatgtgtggtgtgaggtggtttgatcgagtaagtaacgtaagggtaagagagatgtgtggaaataaaaagagcgtggttgagagagcagaagagggtgttttgaaatggttcgggcacatggagagaatgagtgaggaaagattgaccaagagaatatatgtgtcggaggtggagggaacgaggagaagagggagactaaattggaggtggaaagatggagtgaaaaaaattttgtgtgatcggggcctgaacatgcaggagggtgaaaggagggcaaggaatagagtgaattggagtgatgtggtataccggggttgacgtgctgtcagtggattgaatcaaggcatgtgaagcgtctggggtaaaccatggaaagctgtgtaggtatgtatatttgcgtgtgtggacgtatgtatatacatgtgtatgggggtgggttgggccatttctttcgtctgtttccttgcgctaccttgcaaacgcgggagacagcgacaaagcaaaaaaaaatatatatatatatctcaatatgTGTAGACAGGACAACAGAAAAATTTTCATACATCATTTCCTACCACAGTGATGTGATGCCACAAACAGATAAACTCTGGCTCACATGCACTATCGAGCTGTCATATACAAtctaccaaaaccagagcccgcATCACTCAAAGTCAAGCCCCATAAACTATTCCGTGGTTTTTCTTACCATTTCAGAGGTCTTCGTTCAGCTTACCGATAGCATGATGCCCCCATATACCGCGGTGTTCAAATTCATTCTTTCCTATGCATGTCTTCCATTCACTTGAATGTTAAGCCCTAGTGAATcaaaatttctttcatactatccaaACGTTTTCTGTCTTCCCTTGCTCCAACATTAGTCTTGACATCTACTCCCACAGTGTCCACACGCAATCATCACTTTTTAATATTAATTGAGACAGTGCAATGGGtagactaaaaaaaaatattctttcagtCTTTAACTTACCAATTTTTTCCAGAGGAAGTCCTGTGTGTTTAACATAAAGATTATTAAGTCTCTCCTTTAACCGTAGGATTTCTTCAGCCTGTATCTGAATGTCTGTGGCCTGGCCCTATAAGGAAACAAGATTTATGGTAAATACAATTTTACTAATTACAGTTTTTCTCACTGTAGATAGTTCAATGGAAGTTCCTtttttatacttttgtaatttatacatttatacagttTTTTATCTAATTTCACAAACTGGGTTCAAAGAGTATGTAAGTAGCATATGGAATTCTACAGAAATAAATTTTGGTCCTGAGTGAGGAATGGCTTTGCACCAATATAATCTTGAACTAACTGACCATAATGAAAGCAGAATCGTACAGCTGAAActataaatgaaaaagatatggccacctctttgagggagttctcGAAACaggcattatacatatatagaaagatGGATGAGAAGAAAGCACCATGCAATGGTTTTTCTTCAAAGGTTCAGTTGCTACATTTCTAAAATATGACAAGGTCAACaggtatatgtaaaaaaaaatcattggaagATACTTAAAATTGCAGATAAGCTTAGGGATGGCAAAAATACTACTACCTTAATAAAATAAGCTTTATTACTTCAGCAACCATAATAAAAAACTAGAACTGCAGGTAAGTAAAACAAACATGGCAGTGATGCCTAACCACAGCAAAAGAATCACACAATTATTTTCAGCATTCTGGATGAGGTAACTGATGATGGTCTTGAAGAAACTCACCTTTATGTTGTAACTTAAGCCAAGAAGCATAAAGTATGCCTCTTGAACAATCTAACAAATAATCACATCTAGGGTATGCAGTAAGCCATGAAAAAAGCAGTCAAGATATACTGAATTAGCTAGAGGATCAAAATGAATAAGCCTCCAGTCAACTCATAAAGCCTGTCTGTAAGGACCACGTCCTCAGAGTCCTCAGACATGGGCATCTACTGGGAATCTCGAGAAGAACTTACCCATGGGCCAAACAGTTAATTTTACCTTTATCACTACAATAATGTATATCAAACAAACCAAGACAAACCTGAGCTCCACCATGAGGCTGGTGGATCATAATACGTGAGTGTGGCAGCGAGTGCCTCATCCCCACACTGCCGGCTGCAAGCAAGAGAGATGCCATGGAACACGCCTGACCAACACACCAGGTAGCAATAGGAGGCTGAACATACTGCATGGTGTCATAAATTCCTAACCCAGCTGTTACAACACCACCAGGGCTAAGGAGAGACAGTGATATTATACAGTTACCCAAGGAACATCAATTTTATTCAACATGACCTCCTGTTTCATACTTATGACTCAAAATGAGTATGGTGAGCATTGCACTATATGACCTATAAAAATAACATATCAAAGGTGCCATCAATTCAACAGTCACTAATAATGACTACTGAGTTTGCATCTCAGCAGTTGTATCGTATATCCTTGCTGAACATTTCACTGGCTCCATCACCAAACATTCCTGCAACTCTTTATCAGCTCACTCgattcactctctctctacctgtctatGTACAACTGCTTCTTTCACA
This genomic interval carries:
- the ClpP gene encoding ATP-dependent Clp protease proteolytic subunit, mitochondrial isoform X2 — translated: MLGMIPIVIEQTGRGERAYDIFSRLLKERIICVMGPIDDNIASLVIAQLLFLQSENAKKPIHMYINSPGGVVTAGLGIYDTMQYVQPPIATWCVGQACSMASLLLAAGSVGMRHSLPHSRIMIHQPHGGAQGQATDIQIQAEEILRLKERLNNLYVKHTGLPLEKIAPMMERDKFMEASEAKEMGLIDEVLTSPPKVGDAAPQTPE
- the ClpP gene encoding ATP-dependent Clp protease proteolytic subunit isoform X1; amino-acid sequence: MSLLRPLQRLISTSYGIIHPASKALIKPTVGFQVTKRMLGMIPIVIEQTGRGERAYDIFSRLLKERIICVMGPIDDNIASLVIAQLLFLQSENAKKPIHMYINSPGGVVTAGLGIYDTMQYVQPPIATWCVGQACSMASLLLAAGSVGMRHSLPHSRIMIHQPHGGAQGQATDIQIQAEEILRLKERLNNLYVKHTGLPLEKIAPMMERDKFMEASEAKEMGLIDEVLTSPPKVGDAAPQTPE